A genomic stretch from Sphingobacterium sp. ML3W includes:
- a CDS encoding SDR family NAD(P)-dependent oxidoreductase yields MKKNKISRKINYFVIYFSKYDFMNHTNNYTGLEVAIIGLSCRFPGANNWREFWENIKSGKEQLKYVDFEESMNLDEGYINSYFSVDNKDKFDPVFFGYRPDEVEIMNPVHRMFHECVWEALEDSGYGNSKTRDITGIYAGANSDFDWQVYSKIKGSGATIDNFTKDILSNRDFLCSLIAYKLDLRGPACFVNTACSTSLVAVHMACRALLTGEVNLAIAGGITLKLEKEQGYLYRDGLTMSKDGHCRTFDKDATGTVGSEGAGAIILKRLDDAIKDGDNVYAIVKGSHINNDGNRKVGFTAPSVVGQTDCIKGALKFSKVDYKSIEYIEAHGTATKLGDPIEVAALNRAFNDDCSHVCKIGSVKTNIGHLDIAAGIAGLIKTVLALKFRMLPPSLHFNEANPEINFAQGPFVVNKILSKISSKTVARAGVTSLGIGGTNAHVVLEEFKNNETSRKENNETLKLLVCSARTSSSLSDLLQRLALFIKTNKNTDLSDLCYTLLIGRTEFEHRITIEFEARGDLLMMLEAEASYPKQFTLNKNVSPIFILGDNSQISIDAVRSFYKIYGGFREIIDHGLSCLERIAGNNIYWKYIFLRENPDWEVISNLDPLFFLIEYGIAHFLTSVGIKPAFIISFGRGEYVSACLADAFILEDALWVLYEREKNTEAKYLEILQNVQFSKTKIPFYSSALGKVITAGTQLDISYLLQPSNEQITIYDIIKITNVDLDNSLFIEIGNLSYVSTLTQEMSREDVKNIQIDCSIINGSILDSFLKSITKIWEYGFNIDWQILVKGMGNRISIPTYAFDQKVFPSEVDFQDLLRSVGETKLVNRDILDWFYIPQWKLLNKHIYDDNFLKNKTIIVFSNQGDFFDKIIEGLECDNVVVKILRGSKFLERSTNCYELNPNNENEYHQLFAMFKSRNVLVDSVLHLWNIDSQLTTIRNISDEYDHYHLIGYQSILKIARTYSLFFGAKDLSFDLVSDRVYSLNSVDINIADKSLGIGALKVVSLEFPNIKCRSIGIESSGEQGHFEILNEIKKYHKHFIEVLIKNGIRYCKDFEKLELTKSLDKFSFRKGGIYLVTGGTGGLGRVLVQFLINQYEAKVIVLSRSSNNEDIGQVSDIFYLQCDIGCYDIVQKKIHEIELQIGKINGVFHLAGNADFGGVIVKRNETDESSIFSPKILGIKNLYNIFHKRNLDFFLNFSSLAASFGAFGQVGYTAANSYIDSFVNQYNTEFPFISVQLDRVLDVGMATKVNYIKKSNLIGVGDDFGLFSRDFCNIIEYVLSIGVKNQIISRKGIEFYKNRYLKSEDKFNISELANSKGEIGEIHSLNKLIELFESFFGIKGIQKNDNFFDLGGDSLKAMTFLRELRASFGVDLSLAELFDLEDIKELSQVIDEVRSFKDQNKSLGKSSFII; encoded by the coding sequence GTGAAAAAAAATAAGATTTCAAGAAAAATTAACTACTTTGTAATATATTTTAGTAAATACGATTTTATGAACCATACAAATAACTATACAGGGCTAGAAGTTGCAATTATTGGTCTATCTTGTAGGTTTCCTGGAGCAAATAATTGGAGGGAATTTTGGGAGAATATCAAATCTGGTAAGGAGCAGCTTAAATATGTGGATTTTGAAGAAAGTATGAATCTGGACGAAGGTTATATAAATTCATATTTTTCTGTAGACAATAAAGATAAATTCGATCCAGTATTTTTCGGTTATCGACCCGATGAGGTAGAAATCATGAACCCAGTGCATAGAATGTTCCATGAATGTGTGTGGGAGGCTCTCGAAGATAGTGGATATGGAAATTCGAAAACTAGAGACATCACTGGAATATATGCAGGTGCCAATTCTGATTTCGATTGGCAAGTATATTCTAAAATTAAAGGAAGTGGTGCAACTATTGATAATTTTACAAAAGATATTCTATCAAATCGAGATTTTTTATGCTCTCTTATAGCATATAAATTAGATTTACGTGGACCTGCTTGTTTTGTTAATACGGCCTGTTCAACATCTTTGGTTGCAGTCCATATGGCGTGTAGAGCTTTATTAACAGGAGAAGTGAATTTGGCTATTGCAGGAGGAATAACATTAAAGTTAGAAAAAGAACAAGGATACCTTTATCGTGATGGTTTAACTATGTCGAAAGATGGTCACTGCCGAACCTTCGATAAAGATGCAACAGGTACTGTTGGAAGTGAGGGCGCAGGAGCAATTATTTTAAAGAGATTGGACGATGCGATTAAGGATGGAGACAATGTCTATGCAATAGTTAAGGGATCGCATATTAATAATGATGGAAATAGAAAAGTAGGATTTACAGCTCCAAGTGTGGTAGGGCAAACAGACTGTATTAAAGGAGCTTTAAAATTCTCTAAAGTTGATTATAAATCAATTGAATATATTGAAGCTCATGGTACGGCTACTAAATTAGGAGATCCTATAGAAGTGGCAGCTCTTAATAGAGCCTTTAATGATGACTGTTCACATGTTTGTAAGATTGGTTCCGTAAAGACAAATATTGGACATCTAGACATCGCAGCAGGAATCGCGGGGCTAATAAAAACAGTATTGGCATTGAAATTTAGGATGTTACCACCTAGTCTACATTTTAATGAAGCTAATCCAGAAATTAATTTTGCACAAGGCCCATTTGTTGTAAACAAAATATTAAGTAAAATTTCTAGTAAAACTGTTGCTCGTGCTGGGGTAACATCTCTAGGGATAGGAGGCACGAATGCTCATGTTGTCCTTGAGGAATTTAAAAATAATGAGACTTCAAGAAAAGAAAATAATGAAACACTTAAATTATTAGTTTGTTCTGCCAGAACTTCTTCATCGTTATCTGATTTGCTACAGAGACTAGCTTTATTTATCAAAACAAATAAAAATACAGATTTATCTGATTTATGTTATACACTTTTGATCGGCAGAACTGAGTTTGAACATAGAATAACTATTGAATTCGAAGCTAGAGGTGATCTTTTGATGATGTTGGAAGCTGAAGCTTCTTATCCAAAACAATTTACTTTAAACAAAAATGTGTCTCCAATTTTTATTTTAGGCGATAACTCTCAAATTTCTATCGATGCAGTGCGTAGCTTTTATAAAATATACGGAGGGTTTCGTGAAATAATTGACCACGGGCTGTCGTGTTTGGAGCGAATTGCAGGCAATAATATTTATTGGAAATATATTTTTTTAAGAGAAAATCCTGATTGGGAGGTAATTAGTAATCTAGATCCATTGTTTTTTTTAATAGAATATGGAATTGCCCACTTTTTAACGAGTGTGGGTATAAAACCAGCTTTTATTATCAGTTTTGGTAGAGGGGAATACGTTTCTGCCTGCTTAGCTGATGCATTTATATTAGAAGATGCTCTATGGGTATTGTATGAAAGGGAAAAAAACACTGAAGCTAAATATTTAGAGATTCTTCAGAATGTTCAATTTTCAAAAACAAAAATCCCTTTTTATTCAAGTGCCTTAGGTAAAGTTATAACGGCAGGTACCCAATTGGATATAAGTTATTTATTACAGCCTTCAAACGAACAGATTACAATTTATGATATCATTAAAATTACAAATGTCGATCTTGATAATTCACTATTTATAGAAATTGGAAATCTCTCTTATGTTTCAACTTTAACTCAAGAAATGTCTAGGGAAGATGTAAAAAATATTCAAATAGATTGTTCGATAATAAATGGTTCAATTTTAGATAGTTTTTTGAAAAGTATAACTAAGATTTGGGAATATGGATTTAATATAGATTGGCAAATTTTGGTAAAAGGAATGGGTAATAGGATCTCTATACCAACATATGCGTTTGATCAAAAAGTTTTTCCATCAGAGGTTGACTTTCAAGATTTGCTACGAAGTGTAGGCGAAACGAAACTGGTTAATAGAGATATTCTTGATTGGTTTTATATTCCTCAATGGAAATTACTGAATAAACATATTTATGATGATAATTTTTTAAAGAATAAAACAATAATAGTGTTTAGTAATCAGGGGGATTTTTTTGATAAGATAATCGAGGGTCTTGAGTGCGATAATGTTGTTGTAAAGATTTTAAGAGGAAGTAAATTTTTGGAAAGATCAACAAATTGTTATGAGTTAAATCCAAATAATGAAAATGAGTATCACCAACTTTTTGCAATGTTTAAAAGTAGAAATGTTTTGGTAGATAGTGTTTTACATTTGTGGAATATTGATTCCCAATTAACCACTATACGAAATATTTCTGATGAATATGACCATTATCATTTAATAGGATATCAATCTATATTGAAGATAGCTCGGACTTATTCACTGTTTTTCGGAGCAAAAGATCTATCATTCGATTTAGTAAGCGATAGAGTATATTCTTTAAACTCTGTGGATATTAACATAGCTGATAAAAGTTTGGGTATTGGAGCTCTAAAAGTCGTTTCTTTGGAATTCCCCAATATAAAATGTAGAAGTATAGGGATCGAGAGTAGCGGTGAACAAGGCCATTTTGAAATTTTAAATGAAATTAAAAAATATCATAAACATTTCATTGAAGTATTGATAAAAAATGGAATAAGATATTGTAAAGATTTCGAGAAATTAGAATTAACTAAGTCATTAGACAAATTTAGTTTTCGTAAGGGAGGGATATATTTAGTAACAGGTGGTACGGGTGGTTTGGGCCGCGTTTTAGTTCAGTTTCTTATTAATCAATATGAGGCTAAAGTTATAGTTTTGAGTAGAAGTTCTAATAATGAAGATATAGGGCAGGTAAGTGATATATTTTATTTGCAATGTGATATAGGATGTTATGATATTGTACAAAAGAAAATTCATGAAATAGAGTTACAGATCGGTAAAATTAATGGTGTATTTCATTTAGCTGGTAATGCAGATTTTGGTGGTGTAATAGTAAAAAGAAATGAAACTGACGAATCCTCTATCTTTAGCCCGAAAATTTTAGGGATAAAAAATCTTTATAATATTTTTCACAAAAGAAATCTAGATTTCTTTTTAAATTTTTCTTCTTTGGCTGCTTCTTTCGGGGCTTTTGGTCAGGTTGGATATACTGCAGCAAATTCTTATATAGATTCATTCGTTAATCAATACAATACTGAATTTCCATTCATTAGTGTGCAACTAGATCGAGTGCTAGATGTAGGTATGGCGACGAAAGTTAATTATATAAAGAAATCTAACTTAATCGGGGTTGGGGATGACTTTGGTCTGTTTTCGAGAGATTTTTGTAATATTATTGAATATGTGTTAAGTATAGGTGTTAAAAATCAAATTATTTCAAGAAAAGGAATTGAGTTCTATAAAAATAGATACTTGAAATCTGAAGACAAATTTAATATATCCGAACTGGCTAATTCAAAGGGCGAGATTGGTGAAATCCATAGTTTGAATAAATTGATAGAACTTTTTGAAAGCTTTTTTGGAATTAAAGGTATTCAAAAAAATGATAATTTTTTTGACTTGGGAGGCGATTCCTTAAAAGCAATGACATTTTTGAGAGAATTAAGAGCGAGTTTTGGTGTAGATCTTTCTTTGGCGGAATTATTTGATTTGGAAGATATTAAGGAATTGTCTCAAGTTATTGATGAGGTTAGATCATTTAAAGATCAGAATAAATCCTTAGGTAAATCAAGCTTTATTATATGA